CCTTGGCTCCCGGCCTTGGGTCGTCGCAGTAATCCTGATCTTGGTGATCACCTGGAGCCCGGTCGCCCAGGTGGCCAACGCCTATGCAAACGCCGTAGCCCTGGCGACTCTGGTCGGTGCCGGTTGCGGTACAGCAGCGAAGTACCGCAGCAGCCGTGAATAACCCGCGGTCACCTACAAAGGCAGGCATCTAGCCTGTATGACCGCCGCTGACCGGTCCAGCTAGAGCTACGGATCCGAAGGTGCACACGTGCCCGTTGCGTGCCCGAACACCCGGTGACTCACGGGGAATTCGGGTACGTGACGGGACCGCCAAGCAGGCCACCCGAAGGGTCATCGCAGCAGGTCAGAGCCCAGATCGCCGTTCAATCACCCCGTGATTCCCAAGCTCAGAGCGCGGGTTCGATTCCCGTCACCCGCTCCATGCATGAGCCCCAGGTCAGCGGCCTGGGGCTTGGTTATTGCCCGACCATCTTTTGGGCCGCGTGCCATTCGTGGGCCATAACGGACCGATTAACGCGCGGAGTTGGCATCCACAAGACCCTCCTGAGCGATTCGATCGTCCGCCATCTCGAGTCGCGAGACGTAACTCTTGTGGCCCCTCGGGGACGGCATCCGCGGGCTTGCCCGGCGACTCCTCTTGCCCCTGCCGCCCAGTAGCCGGACGCCGTGGCGCAGCGGGCACCTATGGGTGGTAGGGGGCGCGGGCGCGCGTCAGGTCGGCATGCCCGGCCTCCGGGTGGGCGCGACGGGTGCCGGTGTCGATGAGGATCTGCTCCGCCTGGGTGACGTTGCCGGCCTCGACGGCTCTGGCCATCGCGGCGCGGGCTGCTTCAGGTGTCGTGTGCGGCGGGACCACCAGCAGGGAGAAGTAGTCCTGGTCGCCTCGGGTGATGAGGACGGTGTCGTCACCGATCGGGAAGGAATCGATGTGCACGACCCGGTCGTCGATGACCAGACATGTCGGCAGCTCTTCCCAGGCAGCGGTGTCCAGGCCGACGCGCAGGACGGGGCCGAGATGCGCGGTCAGCGCGGCGATCAGACCGGGGAGCTCGGCGCCGATGTCGCGAGAACGCGGCCACCACGCACCGTCGAGAACTTGCTCGCGGGTTTGCGTGGTCACCAGCCGCAAGAGGCCCGTCCCGGGCCTGACTGCCTGGTGGACGGCGTCCGGCAGAACCTGCGGGACGCGGGGAGTGTCGGAGTCGGCCATGTGTGTTCGCCCGCCTTCCGGGGCGGTGCGTCCGCCCGGCGACGTGACCTCGTCACTTCACCGTACTCCGCGTGCCGGGGCAAACGCGGGCGCGCCGCACGGCGGCGGAGCCAGACCCGCGTTCGCCAGGAAAGTTCCTGGTCACACGCGCCTTCACGGACGGCTGGCTGGAGTAGAGTGAAGAGACCGGGAGTACTTCGCACACCGACTCCCACGCCGGTGTCGTTCCCGGTGAGCAACAACACCGGGACGTCGACGACGAGCCCCGGGGACTGGTCCGCGCCATGACCGCCACCATCGACCGTACGATCACCAGCGAGCGCGTACCTTCGTCACAGGCCCGCCTCTCCTTCACTCCGGCAGGATCACCTCCGGGTCTCCTGGACGGCGCCTGGTGGCCCCGCTCTCGCGATCTCTTCCGAGAACTTCCCGCTCTGACCGACGTGCTGGACGCGCGCTGGGGCCGGATCACTCGTGTCACGGTGAACCCGACCCACTGGCCCGTGGTGCCGCGAAAGGTGCCGGTGAACGGGCACACGGTGCATGTGGGCTGGTTCGCCGAAGAGCAGGACCCGAACAAGCTGATCCTTCACTCCTACACCGCGGGCCGCTGGGACCTGCTGGTGATCCCGCCGGAGACCGACGCTGCTGCCGCCACCCGGCTGATGTCCGCCGCGGCCACCCCCGGCGGCCTCCACACCGCCAGCGCGCTGATGACGAGCGAGGACACCACCCGTCACGCGCAGGAGGAGCTGCAGGAGGAAGAAGAGTGGGAGACCGACGGCGGAGCTGCCCGAACCGACAGCCGACCGAGCCCACTGGACCGCCCGTAACTCCCCACCACGAGCACCACGCCGGGGGCTGCAGATGACACCGACCTTTTCCTGACCGGGGGCGGTGGGTGTGGCGCGACGGCATCACACCCATCGATACGTCATCCTGCCGTCCCTGAATGAACGAGGCCACCGTGAAGCCACCAGAACTCCCCTCGGCCGGGCGCGCCGACGTGCGCATCGTCGCCGCCTCACCCGAAGCCGCCCGTCAGGTCGCAGAAGTTCTCCGTCATCACTTCGCAGCCACCGAACAGCGCAGCTATCCCGTCGACGACTCAGGCGGAACCCGCCTCCACCTCACTGTCGACACCACCCACACGCCGGCGCCGGCGCAGCCCTGGCTGGTGACGAGTCGATCCTCCGGGGACGCCCGCACACAGACGGACGAGATCTGAAGCCAGAGCCGCCAACGGCGGCGGGGCGGGCATACTGCCTCGCCTGCCCCACAGGCTCCGAGTCGGCGCCGGCACGAGTGGAAGCGATCATGGCAACTCTGCAAGAGCGGAAGCACTACCGCAAGGCGATCATGAAAGCCCTGTACGAGACCACGGAAGGCAATCGCTTCCTCGGTGTCACCGGGGCAAAGCTGCGCGACGATCTTCAGATCCCCGAGCAGGATCTGGCTGCTGCCTGCGCATTTCTGGTGGGCGAAGGGCTCGTCACCGTCGACTGGGCACAAGGGAACACACCCGTGATGGTCACGCTGACGCACGAGGGAATCCGGCTCATGGAAGCCGAAGAGGAGGAGCGGGGCTGACGCGAAGCGAAGGCTGTTCACCCATCCGGCCGTCAGCGCTCAGGCTCCGCGACGGGTATAGGTGAACCATGGCTGGCCCCTTCACCACCCGTACGATCAACATCACAACCGGCTCCACTGAGACCCTGCACGACCTCACCAACGCATGCTCCGCGTTCCTCCGGGAGGCCGCTCACGGGCGAAACGGACTGCTGAACATCTTCACCCCCCACGCGACGTCCGGCCTGGCAATCATCGAGACCGGCGCGGGCAGCGACGATGACCTGTTGGCGGCCCTCCGCGACATTCTTCCGGCGGACGACCGCTGGCAAGACCGCCACGGCAGTCCAGGCCACGGCAGGGCCCACATGCTCCCGGCTCTGGTCCCACCGCACGCCACATTGCCCGTAGTCGACGGTGAGCTGGAGCTGGGGGCGTCACAGTCCGTCGTACTGGTGAACACCGACCGGGACAACTCGGAACGCCAAGTCCGGCTGTCTTTCCTCAGCTGACCACACGACCCTGACCTGGCCTTCACCCCCTTGACGAGGGCAGACTTGCCGGCCTCGTCGCCGACCTGCTGGTCACCAAGCACAGCTACCCGACCGGTTCTTCCTCGCCCGGCGCCGCGAACCGATGAGCTCGGCCGCGGAGATCCAGTGGTCCCTGCTACCGCCGCTGGCGATGTCCGTCCCGCAGGTCGCGGTGGCGGGAATCCTGGAGCCCGCCTACAACGTCGCCGGCGACAGCTCCGACTACGCCCTCAACGAGCACATCCTGCACGTGGCCACGATCGATGCGATGGGCCACCGGCCTGGATGCCGCCACCATGGCGACCGTCGCCATCGGCGCCTACCGGCACGCCAGACAACGCCGCAGTCGGCCTGTCCGAGATCTACGAGTTCATGGACCGGGCCATCGCCGAGCAATCGGGCCCGACGACTTCGTCACCGCGCAGATGATGCGCCTCAACATCGCAACGGGCCACCTGAGTCCGGGCGCGGTATCGCGCTGACCGACCGCCTGCCCCTCTGCCACGGGGCCGAGCACACCACCTGCGGCAAATGCGTCTGGGCCGAGGTGCCCTCCCAGCAGAGCGGTCTCATCGAATGCCGGTTAGCCCGCCACTGTCCGGAAGACCACTCGAAGGGCAACCGCTGTGACGACCGCCTTCTAGAAGCGCGACCTATTCGCCCGCTGTGCGGCGGAGGCGCTCGACTTCGGCACGGAGCGCGGAATTCTCCGCCTCCAGTTCGGCCTTCGTGCGGCGACCTACGCTGCCACGCCGTGACACCCCGCCTGCACCCCGGGAGCGAGCCCGCTCTCGGACCGCGCGACGCATTCTTCGTGGCCTGCACACCACACGCCTGCCGCCTGTGAGCGAATTCGCTTTCCCGAAGGGGGAGTTGCCCACCAGGCCGAACGCGTCGGCCACGGCACCACCACCCTGCTGGCCAGGGCCGCTGCGCAACGGGAACTGAACAACGGTGATCACGCTCGCCCCGACACCTCCGGAGCGAGCAGCTCCAACGCCTCCTCCCAGTGGAAACGGTCCGCTCCGCCACCGGCCGGCCGGTGCGGACCGTACGAGCCGATCAAGACGCCCATCTCGCACAACCGGTCCAGACTCTGCCGGTACGCGGGGTGGGCGGCCTGGACGGTCGCGCTGACGTCGTGCAGGGCCACGTGGGGGCTGCAATTCGCCCAGGTCTCGGGGCCCGCCGCCATCAGCACCAGCTCTGGCAGCCGGCTCGCCGCAGGACGAATGGTCCTGCGGCGAGCCTCGCCCGGACACGGGGCGGCCGGCCGGTGGCAAGGGGCCCGGGGCTTTCGAAGGGGCACCCGGGAACGGGGCGTGCGGACGCTACCGTCCGGTGTAGGTGAACTCGTCGTCCGGGCTGGTGGGAGAGGTGGCCTTGCCGACCGTCACGGTGATGTTCACCGTCTGGTGGACGTCCAGCTGATCGGGCGCGGTTGCGGTGAGCTGGCCGGTGGAGACGAACTTGACCGAGCCGGACGCCTTGTCCTTGAAGTGCACGGTGGCGCCGTTGGCGAAGCCGGAGCCGTTGATGGTGACCGGGGTGCCGGCCTTTCCGCCGGCCGGGTTGACCGAACGGACCACCACAGGTGCGGGTCCGCCATAGGCGAACTGCGCCATGTCAATAGCCGGGGAGGTGCCGAGGGTGTTGGTGACGCGGACGTGGACGACGCCCGTACCGGTGGGGACCTTGGCGGTGATCTTGAGGCCGGAGGGGTCGATGGTGACGTCGCGATCGGTGCAGGCGAAGTGGCCGAAGTCGACCTTGCTGTCCTGGCTGAAATACGTGCCGTTGATGGTCACCGTCTCGCCTGCGGCGCCGAAGGTGGGGCTGATGTCGGTCACCACCGGCGGGGAAGGCACGTCAGGCGCCCCCACCAGCTCCAGGTAGGTGGAGTTGGCGTGCTGGTAGGCGACCTGGCCGAGGAAGTCCTGGGTGGTCTTGTTGACCAGCTTCTCGGAAAGGCTCGTGTATCCGGTGTTCATCAGGCAGAGCGTGCCGGGCTGGACGTAGATGTTGCCGTTGGTGCGCTTGGCGATCGCCCCGATGAGCAGCTTCACTTCTTCGGTCGCCTGGGGTCCCGGGCTCGGGTACCAGCCGGTGGTGGTGTCGAGATCGGCCCACGCGTGCGGTACCAGGTCGTAGGCGTTGTTCTGGCGCTCGTCGATGACCCAGGGCAGGGAGTTGAAGTAGTCGACGAAGCTCTGCACGCCGGCGGTGGGAGCGGCATAGGTCATCACCGCGAACTTCGGCTGTTTCGGCCAGGTCTGTGCCTGAAGGTACGGCGCGAGCATGCTGGCGATGCAACCGCCCAGGCTGTGACCGGTCAGATAGACGGTCGGCTGCGGCGAGGAGGGCGCCGCCTTGAGCGCGACGGAGAGCGCCTGAGCGAGCGTGACGTTCGGGGAGGGAGAGGCGATCGAGCGGGTGGTGACCACTCGTGTGAACGCGTCCTTTGCCCCCTTGGAAACGTAGACGGGCTTCGGCGATCCGCTTTCGGGGAACGGGACGACCGTGCCGACCTCGAGGTCTTCGAGGATGTCGGTCCAGTCGGCGTCCGTTCCGCGCGCGACCACGGCGAACTCGTTCGAGCCGTTGGTGCTCCGTACGAGGTAGGCCATATTGGCGTTGGCCTCGCTCAGGGCGAGCCACACCAGCTCCCACTCGTCCTGGGTCGCCAGGGTGGGATCGTGCAGTTGCGCGTTGATGCCGGTGATGATGCGGTTGGTCTGCTGCTCCAGGGTTTCCCCGGAGGGACGCGGGGTGTTCCCGGTGGCTGCAAGGGCAGCCAGCGTCATGGTCACCTGGGCGATTGCCGGATCGGATGCCATCGTCGTTCCTGCTCCTCGGAGGTTTGCCGGTGCGGAGGCGCGACGGCCTTTCGGCAGCATCAGGGCAGGTCTGTGCCGAACCGACCGTCGGAGTGGATCGCCCACCATCAGAGCGCCCCTATCCGTTGCCCGGTGCTTTTCCTGCCTTGAGGTTGACCAGGTCCACCTTGCTGGCCGCCCGCCATACGTGTGTGCGGTTTGCCGCGCCCGTGCGCGGCGCGGTCGCCGGGGCTGCGGTGTTCACGGGCAGGCCCGGGGCGGCGGCCCGGGCAACGATGCCGTGGCGGCGGATGGGCGCGGCCGAGCGATCGCCGCGGTCGGCAGGGGCGGCCGTGAGTGGCAGACGCTCCGGCGTCAGCGGCCTCGCGGCCTGCTCATGTCCGTCCCTCAGGGGCGATCTCGTCGAGCAGTCCGCGAATCCGCTGCTCGATGTCGTCGCGGATGGGCCGTACGGCCTCGACACCCTGCCCGGCGGGATCGGGCAACTGCCAGTCGAGGTAACGCTTCCCGGGAAAGACCGGGCAGGCGTCGCCGCAGCCCATCGTGATCACGACGTCGGATGCCCGCACGGCCTCGACGGTGAGCACCTTGGGCGCCTCGGCCGAGATGTCGATACCCACCTCAGCCATTGCCGCGACCACGGCCGGGTTCACCGCATCCGCAGGGGCGGACCCGGCAGACCTCACCTGTACCCGTTCGCTTGCAAGG
This portion of the Streptomyces sp. 2114.4 genome encodes:
- a CDS encoding DUF5994 family protein; protein product: MADSDTPRVPQVLPDAVHQAVRPGTGLLRLVTTQTREQVLDGAWWPRSRDIGAELPGLIAALTAHLGPVLRVGLDTAAWEELPTCLVIDDRVVHIDSFPIGDDTVLITRGDQDYFSLLVVPPHTTPEAARAAMARAVEAGNVTQAEQILIDTGTRRAHPEAGHADLTRARAPYHP
- a CDS encoding DUF5994 family protein translates to MTATIDRTITSERVPSSQARLSFTPAGSPPGLLDGAWWPRSRDLFRELPALTDVLDARWGRITRVTVNPTHWPVVPRKVPVNGHTVHVGWFAEEQDPNKLILHSYTAGRWDLLVIPPETDAAAATRLMSAAATPGGLHTASALMTSEDTTRHAQEELQEEEEWETDGGAARTDSRPSPLDRP
- a CDS encoding YjbQ family protein; its protein translation is MAGPFTTRTINITTGSTETLHDLTNACSAFLREAAHGRNGLLNIFTPHATSGLAIIETGAGSDDDLLAALRDILPADDRWQDRHGSPGHGRAHMLPALVPPHATLPVVDGELELGASQSVVLVNTDRDNSERQVRLSFLS
- a CDS encoding IPT/TIG domain-containing protein is translated as MASDPAIAQVTMTLAALAATGNTPRPSGETLEQQTNRIITGINAQLHDPTLATQDEWELVWLALSEANANMAYLVRSTNGSNEFAVVARGTDADWTDILEDLEVGTVVPFPESGSPKPVYVSKGAKDAFTRVVTTRSIASPSPNVTLAQALSVALKAAPSSPQPTVYLTGHSLGGCIASMLAPYLQAQTWPKQPKFAVMTYAAPTAGVQSFVDYFNSLPWVIDERQNNAYDLVPHAWADLDTTTGWYPSPGPQATEEVKLLIGAIAKRTNGNIYVQPGTLCLMNTGYTSLSEKLVNKTTQDFLGQVAYQHANSTYLELVGAPDVPSPPVVTDISPTFGAAGETVTINGTYFSQDSKVDFGHFACTDRDVTIDPSGLKITAKVPTGTGVVHVRVTNTLGTSPAIDMAQFAYGGPAPVVVRSVNPAGGKAGTPVTINGSGFANGATVHFKDKASGSVKFVSTGQLTATAPDQLDVHQTVNITVTVGKATSPTSPDDEFTYTGR
- a CDS encoding arsenate reductase ArsC produces the protein MSEVVLPAVLFVCVHNAGRSQMAAAFLTHLASERVQVRSAGSAPADAVNPAVVAAMAEVGIDISAEAPKVLTVEAVRASDVVITMGCGDACPVFPGKRYLDWQLPDPAGQGVEAVRPIRDDIEQRIRGLLDEIAPEGRT